The following coding sequences are from one Nicotiana tomentosiformis chromosome 3, ASM39032v3, whole genome shotgun sequence window:
- the LOC104121000 gene encoding BTB/POZ and TAZ domain-containing protein 1-like, which produces MSPTNFATDFEGFSGEMPEADIQIITSGRRRIPAHSTVLAAASSVLESILVRPQKRRSSEKTIRILGVPCDAVTVFVQFLSSFKCSEEQMEKHGIHLLALSHVYLVPQLKQRCTKGLAEQLTIKNAVDVLQLARLCDAPDLYLKCLKFISTNFKKVERTEGWKFLQDHDSLLELEILQFMDEADSRKKRTRRHRREQNLYLQLSEAMDCIEHICTEGCTSVGPCHEEPCTKKLPCSKFKTCQGVQLLIRHFATCKRRVNGGCLRCKRMWQLLRLHSSICDKPDECRVPLCRQLKVKVQQKGDDALWESLVRKVVSARTISSLSLPKRKREEEPKMNLDHHQVRSF; this is translated from the exons ATGTCGCCTACTAACTTTGCTAccgattttgagggattttccgGCGAAATGCCTGAAGCCGACATTCAAATCATCACCTCCGGTCGCCGCCGCATTCCGGCACATTCTACTGTTCTG GCTGCGGCTTCGTCAGTTCTGGAGAGCATACTGGTTCGGCCGCAAAAGCGACGGAGCTCGGAGAAAACTATTCGGATTCTGGGTGTTCCCTGCGACGCCGTTACCGTGTTTGTCCAGTTTCTCTCTTCTTTCAA GTGCAGTGAGGAACAGATGGAGAAACATGGAATTCATCTTCTAGCACTCTCTCATGTGTACTTGGTACCACAACTAAAGCAGAGATGCACAAAGGGGTTAGCTGAGCAATTGACCATTAAAAATGCGGTAGATGTTCTTCAACTGGCCAGGCTCTGTGATGCACCTGATCTTTATCTCAAGTGCTTGAAATTTATATCAACCAATTTCAAGAAAGTTGAGAGGACTGAGGGTTGGAAGTTCCTCCAAGATCATGACTCTTTGCTTGAACTTGAAATTCTGCAGTTCATGGATGAGGCTGACTCG AGGAAGAAGAGGACAAGAAGACACAGACGGGAGCAGAACTTGTATTTACAGCTAAGCGAAGCGATGGATTGTATAGAGCACATATGCACTGAAGGATGCACCAGCGTGGGGCCATGTCATGAGGAGCCCTGCACAAAGAAGCTTCCATGTAGCAAATTCAAAACATGTCAAGGCGTCCAGCTCCTTATTCGACACTTCGCTACGTGTAAGAGAAGGGTGAATGGAGGTTGTTTGCGATGCAAAAGGATGTGGCAACTCCTTAGATTGCACTCTTCTATTTGTGACAAACCTGATGAATGCCGAGTTCCACTGTGCAG ACAACTCAAAGTGAAGGTGCAACAAAAGGGAGATGATGCGCTATGGGAATCACTTGTTAGAAAGGTGGTGTCAGCCAGAACCATATCCTCATTATCTCTGCCcaaaagaaagagagaagaggAACCAAAGATGAACTTAGACCATCATCAAGTGAGAAGCTTTTGA